The proteins below come from a single Xenopus tropicalis strain Nigerian chromosome 9, UCB_Xtro_10.0, whole genome shotgun sequence genomic window:
- the xlcgf26.1l gene encoding zinc finger protein 629, translated as MDRHVPLVGTSTLAQNLENKGHLTAVKSERDSFSDDDDLPETEILQIKIKHEDTDWEDDLDSLDSADSPTDGESLEVKEEDKNNLTTENSEIGSPSDTEDPEIIQVKVEETESITYPDSMISSSLTAGENRLNVQRNWVSETSRLWRKRQNSALTEASYYPDTLDTGREPLQSAAGLGGLEPATDSGFSCHKCSKCFATSSDLITHQCHSRCSSKAEEKPFICLECGERFSRKSILQSHQRVHTGEKPFTCKECGKSFSEKRSLHRHQTIHTGDKPFKCTECGKAFAEKTTLHNHLRVHTGEKPFTCSECGRKFSQKTNLYSHHKVHTGVKQFSCTICAKGFSEKTALTIHLRGHTGERPYTCTECGKGFAQKCTLTAHQNIHLGKKPFKCTECGKTFSKKCSLTTHWNIHLGVKPFICAVCGKSFSQRSILHNHMAVHTGAKPFTCSECGKSFSLKNDFQRHLIIHTGEKPFTCTQCGESFSRKSTLNTHWNTHTGEKPFTCSQCGERFSRNSSLKAHWKIHTGEKPFTCPQCGESFSRKSSLNTHWILHTGEKPFTCRECGKSFSVRNSLHKHMRVHQTMDIELAALVPKAGSGSQCCCGKPGIWRHLCILYRAAPLVERKLSAYTVNMDQGSVHLKIDRGTQSVITMEPPSLLRKPRKLKGKIGNKPRNSKYHLSSIKSKMGSLSGPSSPEVEHNINQVKREEMDSGSEDGLNSLPREVKMETVELDSECDPDTAEGDPEAEVLQIKVEEEDYDPSAVESEECAASDTEGCLHDKRSWARHYSLTVSGSSDSSGGLDKSMDFVGSRQPPDTGKANARCESDSETQESSCFVCNECGKYFLLQSEFLSHPCVSDTNMDNTGNPLRSCCQLHLLAHSDGKPFTCTECGKGISTKSNLQSHQKIHRGAKPFVCTQCGKGFSRKYSLNNHVRFHTGDKPFVCTECGKSFPEKSKLHSHVKIHTGEKPFICPVCGKGFSEKCNLYNHQTIHTGEKPFMCPECGERFSRKSTLSIHKNVHTGEKPFTCPECGKNFSQKSNLRSHQRIHTGEKPFSCKVCGKSFYEKKNLHRHEAIHTGEKPYICSHCGKGFSDKGALHTHFRVHTKEKPFPCRECGKSFTQKSNLQIHQRIHTGQKPFICTECGDCFSVKISLQKHQKTHSV; from the exons ATGGATCGGCACGTACCACTGGTTGGGACAAGCACTCTAGCACAGAATCTAGAGAATAAAGGTCATCTGACCGCAGTAAAGAGTGAAAGGGACTCATTTTCTGATGACGACGACCTCCCCGAGACTGAAATCCTGCAGATAAAGATAAAACATGAAGATACAGATTGGGAAGATGATCTAGACTCACTGGACAGCGCTGATTCCCCTACTGACGGGGAGTCTCTAGAAGTGAAAGAGGaggataaaaataatttaaccacaGAAAATAGCGAAATAGGTTCTCCTTCTGATACAGAAGATCCAGAAATAATACAGGTAAAGGTAGAAGAAACAGAGTCTATAACCTATCCGGACTCCATGATTAGTTCATCTCTTACTGCCGGGGAGAACCGCTTAAATGTGCAACGGAACTGGGTCTCGGAAACCTCCAGACTTTGGCGTAAGCGCCAGAACTCAGCCCTGACAGAAGCAAGTTATTACCCAGATACTTTAGATACAGGCAGGGAACCATTACAGAGTGCGGCAGGGCTTGGGGGGCTAGAGCCGGCCACCGATTCAGGGTTTTCCTGCCATAAATGTAGCAAATGCTTTGCTACAAGTAGTGATCTGATCACGCACCAGTGCCATAGCCGCTGCTCTAGCAAAGCGGAGGAAAAACCCTTTATATGCTTAGAATGTGGGGAGAGGTTCTCACGAAAGAGCATCCTTCAGAGTCACCAGAGagttcacaccggggagaaaccattcacctgtaagGAGTGCGGGAAAAGCTTCTCGGAGAAGAGGAGCCTTCACCGACACCAGACCATCCACACCGGCGACAAACCGTTCAAATGCACCGAGTGCGGGAAAGCCTTTGCCGAGAAGACCACACTCCACAATCACCTTAGagttcacaccggggagaaaccattcacatgTTCAGAGTGCGGAAGGAAGTTCTCGCAAAAGACCAACCTCTATTCCCACCATAAGGTTCACACGGGGGTGAAACAATTTTCCTGTACCATATGTGCCAAAGGCTTCTCTGAAAAGACTGCACTCACCATACACCTTAGGGGGCACACCGGGGAGAGGCCGTACACTTGCACAGAGTGCGGGAAAGGCTTTGCCCAGAAGTGCACACTCACCGCTCACCAGAACATTCATCTAGGGAAGAAACCGTTCAAGTGCACAGAATGCGGCAAAACATTCTCTAAAAAATGTTCCCTCACCACTCACTGGAATATCCACTTGGGGGTAAAACCATTCATCTGCGCAGTGTGCGGTAAAAGCTTCTCCCAGAGGAGCATCCTTCACAACCACATGGCAGTTCACACGGGGGCCAAACCATTTACGTGCTcagaatgtggcaaaagcttcTCCCTAAAGAATGACTTCCAGAGGCACCTGATCATTCACACAGGGGAAAAGCCGTTCACGTGTACACAGTGCGGGGAGAGTTTCTCTAGGAAAAGCACGCTCAACACGCACTGGAACactcacaccggggagaaacccttcACATGTTCACAGTGCGGGGAAAGGTTCTCTCGAAACAGCTCTCTCAAAGCGCACTGGAaaattcacacgggggagaaaccattcacatgTCCTCAGTGTGGGGAAAGCTTCTCTCGAAAGAGCTCCCTTAATACTCACTGGATCCttcatacaggggagaaaccattcacttgcagaGAGTGTGGCAAAAGCTTCTCCGTACGAAACAGCCTTCACAAACACATGAGAGTTCACCAGACAATGGACATTG AACTGGCAGCGCTCGTACCCAAGGCCGGAAGCGGAAGTCAGTGCTGCTGCGGAAAGCCGGGAATATGGCGGCACCTTTGCATACTTTATAG GGCTGCTCCACTAGTGGAACGTAAGCTCTCTGCATACACGGTGAATATGGATCAAGGATCCGTCCATCTCAAAATAGACAGAGGAACTCAATCTGTTATCACCATGGAACCACCCTCGCTGCTGAGAAAGCCAAGGAAGTTAAAGGGGAAAATTGGAAATAAACCAAGGAACTCCAAATATCACCTGAGCTCAATAAAGAGTAAAATGGGTTCTTTATCTGGGCCTAGTTCCCCAGAGGTTGAACACAACATAAATCAGGTAAAGAGAGAGGAAATGGACTCAGGCTCTGAAGATGGGCTGAACTCTCTGCCTAGAGAAGTGAAAATGGAGACGGTAGAGTTGGACTCTGAGTGTGATCCAGATACAGCTGAGGGTGACCCTGAGGCAGAGGTATTACAGATAAAGGTAGAGGAGGAAGACTATGATCCGAGTGCAGTGGAAAGTGAGGAATGTGCAGCCAGTGACACGGAGGGCTGCCTACATGATAAGAGGAGTTGGGCAAGGCACTATAGCCTCACTGTGTCCGGGTCTAGTGACTCCTCTGGCGGGCTGGATAAATCCATGGATTTTGTAGGGTCGAGACAGCCCCCAGACACGGGCAAGGCAAACGCAAGATGTGAGAGTGACTCGGAAACCCAGGAGTCTTCTTGCTTCGTCTGTAATGAGTGCGGGAAATACTTTTTACTGCAAAGTGAATTTCTCTCCCACCCCTGTGTCTCTGACACTAATATGGATAATACTGGTAACCCCCTGAGGAGTTGCTGCCAGTTGCATCTGCTGGCCCATAGTGACGGGAAGCCTTTCACATGTACAGAATGCGGCAAAGGGATCTCTACGAAGAGCAACCTCCAGAGCCACCAGAAGATTCACCGGGGGGCCAAACCGTTTGTATGTACACAATGCGGGAAAGGCTTCTCCAGAAAGTACAGCCTTAATAATCACGTGAGGTTCCACACAGGCGATAAACCCTTTGTGTGTACGGAGTGCGGGAAAAGCTTCCCCGAGAAGAGCAAGCTCCACAGTCACGTGAAGATCCACACGGGAGAGAAACCCTTCATATGCCCAGTGTGTGGCAAAGGCTTCTCCGAAAAGTGCAACCTTTATAACCACCAGAccattcacacgggggagaaaccattcatgtgtcCGGAATGCGGGGAAAGGTTCTCTCGGAAAAGCACCCTAAGCATCCACAAGAACGtgcacacgggggagaaaccattcacctgtccGGAATGTGGGAAAAATTTCTCCCAAAAGAGCAACCTTCGCAGTCACCAgcgaattcacacaggggagaaacccttctcGTGCAAGGTGTGCGGGAAGAGCTTctatgaaaagaagaatctgcaccGTCACGAGGCTatccacaccggggagaaaccgtACATCTGCTCCCATTGCGGGAAGGGCTTTTCCGACAAGGGTGCGCTCCACACTCACTTTAGGGTGCACACCAAGGAGAAACCCTTCCCATGCAGAGAGTGCGGCAAGAGCTTCACTCAGAAGAGCAACCTTCAGATCCACCAGAGGATTCACACTGGGCAGAAACCATTCATATGTACAGAGTGCGGGGATTGCTTCTCTGTGAAGATCAGCCTTCAGAAGCACCAAAAAACCCACTCTGTGTAG